A stretch of the Phycodurus eques isolate BA_2022a chromosome 15, UOR_Pequ_1.1, whole genome shotgun sequence genome encodes the following:
- the LOC133413787 gene encoding 5-hydroxytryptamine receptor 1A-beta-like, with protein sequence MEDTNNTTVLSLFELPLNKSTKAAEDEEVRLSSQVVTSFLLGALILCAVFGNACVVAAIALERSLQNVANYLIGSLAVTDLMVSVLVLPMAALYQVLNRWTLGQIPCDIFISLDVLCCTSSILHLCAIALDRHWAITEPIDYMKKRTPRRAAILIGVTWLVGFSISVPPMLIMRSQPNSVEEDRKNPKQCKIRQDLWYTIYSTFGAFYIPLTLMLVLYGRIFKAARFRIRRTVRKSEKKKVADSCSAVSPALFRKKTPREAQTKSWRRSVEPRPVPVPCVNGAVKHAEDGESLEIIEVHSSLKGNLPLPNTPSGVPLFESRREKATEAKRKIALARERKTVKTLGIIMGTFILCWLPFFIVALVMPFCKESCYMPRWLEDVINWLGYSNSLLNPIIYAYFNKDFQGAFKKIIKCHFCRS encoded by the coding sequence ATGGAGGACACAAACAACACGACAGTTTTGTCTCTATTTGAGCTCCCCTTAAACAAAAGCACTAAAGCAGCCGAAGACGAGGAAGTGAGGCTGAGTTCCCAAGTGGTGACTTCCTTCCTCCTCGGTGCGCTCATCCTGTGCGCAGTTTTCGGCAACGCGTGTGTGGTGGCGGCCATCGCCCTGGAGCGCTCTTTGCAGAACGTGGCCAACTATTTGATCGGTTCTCTCGCTGTCACCGACTTGATGGTGTCGGTGCTGGTTCTGCCCATGGCGGCACTGTACCAAGTCTTAAATCGGTGGACTCTGGGACAGATTCCGTGCGATATATTCATCTCGTTGGACGTCTTATGCTGCACCTCGTCCATCCTGCACCTTTGCGCCATCGCCCTGGACCGACACTGGGCCATCACCGAGCCCATAGACTACATGAAGAAGAGGACACCTCGGAGAGCAGCGATTCTGATCGGCGTCACTTGGCTGGTCGGCTTTTCCATCTCCGTGCCCCCTATGTTGATTATGCGCTCCCAGCCGAACAGCGTGGAAGAAGACAGGAAGAACCCAAAGCAGTGTAAAATCAGGCAAGACCTCTGGTACACCATTTACTCCACCTTTGGTGCTTTCTACATCCCGCTCACGCTCATGCTGGTTCTCTACGGGAGGATCTTTAAAGCCGCCAGGTTCCGCATCAGGAGGACTGTGCGTAAAAGTGAAAAGAAGAAAGTCGCCGACTCCTGCTCGGCTGTATCCCCCGCGCTCTTCCGCAAAAAGACGCCCAGAGAGGCGCAGACTAAAAGCTGGAGAAGGAGCGTGGAGCCGCGTCCGGTGCCTGTGCCGTGCGTCAACGGCGCGGTGAAACACGCCGAGGATGGAGAATCGCTGGAGATCATCGAAGTTCACAGCAGCCTCAAAGGCAACCTCCCGCTCCCCAACACTCCCAGCGGCGTGCCGTTGTTCGAGAGCAGGCGCGAGAAGGCCACCGAGGCCAAGCGGAAGATCGCCCTGGCCCGGGAGCGCAAAACGGTGAAGACGCTCGGCATCATCATGGGCACCTTCATCCTCTGCTGGCTGCCCTTCTTTATCGTCGCCCTGGTCATGCCTTTCTGCAAGGAGTCGTGCTACATGCCCCGCTGGCTGGAGGACGTGATCAACTGGCTGGGCTACTCCAACTCGCTGCTTAATCCCATCATTTACGCCTACTTCAACAAAGACTTTCAGGGGGCTTTTAAGAAAATCATCAAGTGTCATTTCTGCAGATCCTAA